The segment TGAGTCCGTGCAATAGTCTATACCGAACTCCCCATAGCCTGTGCAACCGGCTAGTGGAATATTTGGAAACATGCTTTGGTAGATCTCTACTTCCTTTTTGGTCCTCCTTCGCCCGACACAACTGAACATCAAGCACACTGCGTTCTTTTCAGGTAGGTTGTAAGACTtgagctgaaaaaattaaaaccaagtGTGtccacaaatatttaaagagcAAGATCAAGCAAACCTTTTCCAATCCAACAGTAATTTCTTTCAGTGTTTGACCTCTGATGACAACAGACGCTGCAACGACATTTCCTCCGGTAATGAGAACACCACAGGCTCTTGGGATCAGTCTTTCCGAATGATTACCACAGTCAAGGAACATTTGGTTGTCATCACCAGCAAAGTACCCGCCAAAAGCAAACGGTTCTTcttgtctaaaaataattttccatgcCATCCATATTCATATTCATTGGTTTTTCAGTATACCTATTTGACAGGTCCCTGTAAATTTCTGCTGCTGTTTCCTGACCATCAAAGCTAACCACCAAAGCACACTTGAGTGTCTCTTCCTTAGGGATAATTTTCTCCAGTGTCCCGGAATTCAGCTTCAAGAGAGgtgtatataattattttaatgtttgttaTTTACGTCATATTTGGCTTACCCCTTCATCCCAAAACTCAGAATCTAGGAAAGAACTTCCTAAGGTGTGGAATGTGTAAACTTTGACACCCTCATAGCATGGGAGCAACATGCTACTCATGCCAATATTGCACATATTGCATTTTGCACGCTTTTCAGGTATGAACTGGAAATTTAGCATCTATATGATTAAAGAGGTGAAAGTCTGCtgtcaatcaaaatttttataatactgACTGTGTTAACTACGCCATCAGCTTTGGTGCCTATGATCCCATTCGCAGGTAAGCAAATATTGCGGCATTTTGGAGACAAATACTGTCGGAGTCCTGGTAggtctaaaatattaaagtaacaacaaattatcaaatatatagctgtatgtatgtattttaaataatttcatgaagGATACCTAAATCTCCGATGCACTTTTCTGTTATAAAAGAAAGATGCAGAGTGGTCTTGTATCCTAGGCAATGCTTGAAACTATCTTTTACTGCCGATGCAGGAATGCCTCTCTAAAATTCAgattagcatttttaaagataagtTGCAGCTAGTTTATGGTCGAAAGATCCCAACCTCCAACTTCACATATTCAATGTCTGAAATGACAGCTATCGGATGCTTGCTCTTCATTTCAATAATCTTCTTAGCAACTTGGTTCCACGCTTTGCAAACTCTAGCAACGCGAGATAATTCAAGAGGCTCGAAGTTCAAcagacatttttcaattatttca is part of the Cloeon dipterum chromosome 1, ieCloDipt1.1, whole genome shotgun sequence genome and harbors:
- the LOC135948410 gene encoding F-box only protein 22-like isoform X2, whose amino-acid sequence is MSSVTKQKCGLLLGTHYEIIEKCLLNFEPLELSRVARVCKAWNQVAKKIIEMKSKHPIAVISDIEYVKLERGIPASAVKDSFKHCLGYKTTLHLSFITEKCIGDLDLPGLRQYLSPKCRNICLPANGIIGTKADGVVNTFIPEKRAKCNMCNIGMSSMLLPCYEGVKVYTFHTLGSSFLDSEFWDEGLNSGTLEKIIPKEETLKCALVVSFDGQETAAEIYRDLSNRQEEPFAFGGYFAGDDNQMFLDCGNHSERLIPRACGVLITGGNVVAASVVIRGQTLKEITVGLEKLKSYNLPEKNAVCLMFSCVGRRRTKKEVEIYQSMFPNIPLAGCTGYGEFGIDYCTDSKKDQSSANKRLKTETQVLHGFTSIYVMISSRN
- the LOC135948410 gene encoding F-box only protein 22-like isoform X1, coding for MSSVTKQKCGLLLGTHYEIIEKCLLNFEPLELSRVARVCKAWNQVAKKIIEMKSKHPIAVISDIEYVKLERGIPASAVKDSFKHCLGYKTTLHLSFITEKCIGDLDLPGLRQYLSPKCRNICLPANGIIGTKADGVVNTMLNFQFIPEKRAKCNMCNIGMSSMLLPCYEGVKVYTFHTLGSSFLDSEFWDEGLNSGTLEKIIPKEETLKCALVVSFDGQETAAEIYRDLSNRQEEPFAFGGYFAGDDNQMFLDCGNHSERLIPRACGVLITGGNVVAASVVIRGQTLKEITVGLEKLKSYNLPEKNAVCLMFSCVGRRRTKKEVEIYQSMFPNIPLAGCTGYGEFGIDYCTDSKKDQSSANKRLKTETQVLHGFTSIYVMISSRN